From the Phycisphaerae bacterium genome, the window CGTACATGGCCTACTCCCAGTTTTTCATCATCTGGAACGGCAATCTTCCCGACCACGGCGCCTGGTACGCTCCACGAATGACGGGCTTCTGGGCGTTGGTATCAATCGCCCTGATCGTCCTGCACTTTCTGCTGCCATTATTCGCCTTGCTATTTCGGACAGTGAAAAAAAACCCCCGGAGACTGCTGATGATTGCGTGTGTTGTGCTCTTCGCACGCACACTTGACTCTGCCTGGATGGTGCTCCCGTCGGCCCACGGATCCTGGCTGGCGATTGTTGAGGCCGTCCTGGCAATGATCGGCGTCGGCGGTATATGGCTATCCGTCGTGGTGTGGCTTTGGAGCCGTTCGCCCGCTATGGCCACCGCGCGGGAGGTGGCGGAATGACCACCCCGGGGAACGAGCAAGGTACGGTTGCGAAGCATGCACCAAACACTCCCAATACCCCCGCCATCTGGCTGGCTATTGCGGGCTTTTTCATCGTGCTCGGCCTCGTGAGCGCCGGTGTGCTGCGTGTCCTCGGCAGATTCCAGTCCGCCCATCCGGAGGTCCCCCAGCCGATCGTCGTACCGGCGACAGACCGGCCGATATCGCCCTGGGATGACCCTCCGGGCGATTTAGCCCGTAACTTACGGTTGCAGCAAACCCGGTTGAATAGTTACCGTTGGATCGACAAGAAGCACGGGATCGTGCAAATTCCAATCGACCAGGCCATGCAACTGGCTGCGAAACGCGGATGGGAGCGCGTTATAACCGAACTCTACGATACTGGCTTCGCTGAAAACAGCGACGGCGGAAGAACTGGATCACGATAATGCGCATCGCAGGAGTCACAGGCTTTCTTGCTGAAGTGAACACCGATCTTCTGAGCTGGTTTGACTGGATGCTGCCCGAGCGCGCAGCCGAAGGGGCTCGAGAAGTGGATGCCGTCTTCCTCAGCCTGATCGCTATGGCGCTGTTCTTTGTACTCCTTGTCGGCCTCCTGATTCTCCGGTTCTCCATCAAGTACCGTGCTGGTTCCAGGGCAGACCGCAGCGGACGCGTCCAAAAAACCTGGCGGTGGGAAGTCACGTGGACGATCATTCCAGGCCTGATCGGGCTGGCCATATTTATCTGGTCCGGGTGGGTGTTCTTCGACGTGACGCAGCCTCCCCGCAACGCTCGTACGATCTACGTTGTGGGCAAGCAGTGGATGTGGAAGATCCAGCATCCCGACGGACCGGAGGAGATCAACGAATTGCACCTGGCCCGCGGGCAGCCGGTCAAGCTTCTTCTCCGGTCCCAGGACGTCATACACAGCTTCTATATACCTGCATTTCGCGTGAAGCAGGACGCCCTTCCAGGACGCTACACGTCGATGTGGTTCACGCCGAATAAGACCGGCGCCTTCCATCTTTTCTGCGCTGAATATTGCGGGACAGAGCACTCGCAAATGCGCGGAACTGTATATGTAATGGAGCCTGAGGCTTTTCAACTGTGGCGCAGCAGCGCGTCGCCGAAAGACAAGGCACCCAATATGCCCGGAACTCCAGGTGCGCCGCTTGCGATCACCGGACAAGGAACCTTCTTTGATTTCGGCTGCAACGCATGCCATACGCCGTCCGCCCGCGTGATCGCCCCACAACTGGACGGTCTCTTCGGTCAGCAGATCCGCTTGCGCGATGGCTCGCTTATTACTGCCGACGAACAGTACATTCGCGAGTCCATTCTCGATCCGAACGCAAAGATCGCGGCGGGCTACGCCTACCCGTCGCTCATGCCGACCTACAAGGGACAGATCTCCGAAAGCGAGATGCGCGATCTGATCCAATTCATCCAGGACCTCCGCGATGGCTGGCCGGGAAAAGGAGAAACACCATGACGGCCGCTGCGGCAGACCCAATGCAGAGCTTCATTCGTTCCAGATGGGGATGGCGCGATTGGCTCCTGACCACTGACCACAAGCGCATTGCGCTACTCTACTTGCTCTCGATTACGGGTTTCTTCTTTATTGGTGGTGCGGCCGCATCCCTCGTACGTCTCGAACTCCTGACGCCCAAGGCTGATCTCCTCGGCGAAGAGATCTACAATCGCTCCTTCACGCTGCATGGCATCATCATGGTCTGGTTCTTTCTCATTCCGTCCATTCCCGCGGTCTTCGGCAATTTCCTCGTTCCGCTCATGATCGGGGCACGCGATCTCGCATTTCCGCGTCTCAACCTGGCGAGTTGGTATATCTTCATCGCGGGCGGATTGATCGTCCTCTCGGCCATTATCTGGGGCGGCGTTGACACAGGGTGGACCTTCTACACCCCCTACAGCACGACGTACGCGAACAGCGCGGTCGTGCTCGTTATCGCCGGGATTGTCGTGGCAGGCTTTAGCTCCATTCTCACCGGGCTGAACTTCATCGTCACAATCCATACGATGCGCGCTCCCGGTATGGGCTGGATGCGGCTTCCTCTCTTTGTGTGGTCGACCTACGCGACAAGCATCATCCTCGTGCTCGCCACGCCGGTACTGGCGATTGTCACGATACTGGTCGCGATTGAGCGCATTTGGACCGTTGGAATATTCAACCCCGATCTTGGCGGCGACCCTCTCCTCTTCCAGCATCTCTTCTGGTTTTACTCTCATCCCGCCGTCTACATTATGGTGTTGCCGAGTATGGGTGTCGTCAGCGAGATCATTCCATGCTTCGCGCGCAAGCCCATTTTTGGCTACCACTTTATTGCCTTTTCTTCGATCGCCATCGCCGTTCTCGGGTTCCTCGTGTGGGGACACCATATGTTCGTGAGCGGACAGAGCATTTACGCTTCTCTCATATTCTCAATATTGTCCTTCCTCGTGGCCATACCGTCCGCGATCAAGGTCTTTAATTGGACGGCGACGCTCCACAAGGGAACGATCCACTTTCGTACGCCGATGCTCTATGCTCTGGGATTTGTGGGTCTGTTCGTTCTGGGTGGACTGACTGGACTGCTTCTCGCCGCCACGGCCGTAGACATCCACGTACACGACACCTATTTTATCGTCGCGCATTTTCACTATATCATGGTCGGCGGCGCCGTGATGGGCTATCTGGCGGCAGTACATTTCTGGTGGCCCAAGCTTAGCGGTCGACGCTACCACGAAGGACTGGGCATCTTCAGCGCCATTCTACTCTTCGTTGGCTTTAACCTCACGTTCTTTCCGCAGTTTATTCTCGGCTACGAGGGAATGCCGCGGCGCACAGCCTCATACGCTGAGGAGTTCCAGTTATTGAATGTGCTCTCGACCGCCGGGGCCTCGATTCTCGGCGTTGGTTATGTACTTCCTCTGATCTATCTCCTATGGACGCTGCGCAAGGCACCCGACGCAGGGCCAAACCCCTGGGGAGCTACTGGCCTTGAATGGTCGGTCTCGTCTCCGCCTCCCCAGGAAAACTTCGCTGAGACGCCCGTCATTACGGGCCCGCCCTACGCATATGACACAATGAGTGATCCCATGAATCAGGAGTATGTGCATGGCTGAACGGGGCGTAGCGCGACAATTTGACGATTCCGGCCAGAAGCACGCCGCGGCTACGCTCGGTATGTGGATCTTCCTCGCCGGCGAGATCCTCTTCTTCGGAGGCATGTTCATCGGCTATACGGTATACCGCATACGGTATCCGAACGCCTTTCATGTGGGAAGTGAACATCTCTACTTGTGGATTGCGGTGGCCAATACGGCGATTCTGTTGACCAGCAGCCTGTTTGTTGCTCTTGCACACCACGCCGCTGGCACGGATGATTCGCACAAATCACAGCGGCTTCTCTCGTGGACCATCGCGTTGGGGCTAGCCTTTCTGGTCCTGAAGGGTTTGGAGTACTACCTCGATTATCAAGAGAGAATCGTTCCCGTTCTTGCCTTTGACGAAAGCGCGATTGAGGGCGCCGAGGCTTCGAATGTACAGCTCTTCCTCATTTTCTACTTCATCATGACTGGGATTCACGCGGTTCACGTAACCGTGGGCGTGGCCGTCTGGACCGTTCTCGTGCTCATGATACGGAGGGCACGCTCGGTAGTCGGTTACCGGAATATCGTCGAAATGGCTGGGCTCTACTGGCATTTCGTCGATGTTGTCTGGCTGTTCCTGTTGCCGCTACTCTATCTGTTGGGTGCAAGTTGATGCAAACGGGTCCGACACCAGCTAAGTACATTCGCACGGCTGTAGCACTCTTGGCTCTGCTGATTGTGACGGTCGCCATCTCGTACGCGCCGCTCGGAGTGCTCGGCTTGGTCATTGCGCTGGGAATCGCCGTAGCGAAATCAAGCCTCGTTGGCGCCTACTTCATGCATGTGCGGTACGGCCCGCCGATCGTTCGCGTCTTCGCCATTGCCGGATTGATCTGGCTGAGCCTTCTGTTCTGGCTCACACTGAATGACTATCTCACCCGCGCGTGAACGATGAAGGAGCGGAATTTCCGAAGGAATGGTAGCGTAACTGCGTTGTCACAGCCGGCCGCGCATGCTTGAGCACATCCCACCTACACCCAACGAGCGAGTTCTGACGAGGAATTCAGGCTTTGTTCACCCGGGCAGTAAACGGCCTTGCTACTCTCAATAAATAAGGAGCGAGGACTATGCAAAGCGACATAGGATCATGCCGGTGGGCTATCCCCGAAGGCTACATTCCAGCATGGAGCAATGGGCCGAAGCCGGAACTGGAGAGCCACGGCACTGCCTGTATTCTCAACGCTTCCGAGAAGGATGCACGAGTTCACATCACCATTTTCTACGCGGACCGCGACCCTGTGGCCGGCTATGAAATCATCGTACCGGCCAGGCGAACAAGGCATGTGCGTTTTAACGAGCTTTGCCAGCCGGAAGAGATTCCTCGAGGCACGGACTTCGCGTCCGTAATCGAATCGGACGTGCCGATCGTTGTGCAGCATACGCGGCTGGATTCGCGACAACCGGACACAGCGCTCTTGAGCACCATGGCGTTTCCATCGTGAGGTTGAAGGCATCGTAAGGGGAACATGAATGGCGAAGACGGTGAGCGATTACCTGATAGACAGACTATACGAGTGGGGCATCCATCGCATTTATGGATACCCCGGCGATGGCATCAACGGCATCATGGGCGCGCTGTTGCGTGCCGGAGAAAAAATGCAATTCATACAGACCCGCCATGAAGAGATGGCCGCATTCATGGCATGCGCCCATGCCAAGTTTACCGGGGATATTGGCGTATGTATGGCAACTTCCGGGCCGGGGGCAATCCACTTGCTCAACGGACTCTACGATGCCCGCATGGATCATCAGCCGGTTCTGGCGATTGTCGGGCAGCAGGCGTCGACGGCACTCGGCAGCGAGTATCAACAGGAAGTCGACCTCGGCACGCTGTACAAGGACGTGGCCTCGAGTTTCGTCCACACGGTTTCCTCCCCCGTGCAGATGCGGCACATTGTCGATCGCGCAGTCCGCATCAGCACCGCGGACAGCACCGTGACGTGCATTATCATTCCGAACGATATACAGGAAGAACCCGCGGTCGAGGCCCCTCCGCGAAAGCACGGTGTGGTCTTCTCTGGTTCGGGCTATTCGAAGCCGCGTATCATTCCCAAAGACAGCGACTTGAAGCGGGCTGCGGATGTTCTGAATGCCGGAAAAAAGGTAGCGATGCTCATTGGTGCCGGAGCCATCAGCGCGGCCGACGAAGTGATGGAGACCGCCGAAATCCTCGGTGCAGGAATAGCGAAAGCCCTCCTCGGAAAGGCGGCCCTGCCGGACGAGTTGCCATACGTCACCGGAGCGATAGGTCTGCTGGGGACCAAACCCAGCTGGGTCCTCATGAACGAGTGTGATTCGCTACTCGTCGTCGGTTCCAATTTTCCTTATTCCGAGTTTTTGCCGAAAGCCGGGTCCGCGCGGGGTGTACAGATCGACATCAAGGCGCGCAACCTGTCTGCCCGTTACCCGATGGAGGTCAATCTGCACGGCGAGGCAAAGGAGACGCTCCAGGCACTTATCCCTCTACTGCATCGCAAGGAGGATCGATCGTGGCAGGAGCAGGTCCGCAACGGTGTCGAGGAGTGGTGGAAGGTCCTCGAAGCGCGGGCAAAGAACGAAGCGGATCCGATTAATCCGCAGCTCCTTTTTTGGGAGCTCTCGCCAAAGCTGCCTGATAACTGCATTATCACATGCGATTCCGGAACGGCCGCCAATTGGTTCGCTCGCGACCTTAAGGTTCGTAGCGGCATGCTCGCGTCGCTCTCCGGGAATCTCGCCACGATGTGTCCTGGCGTTCCCTATGCGATCGCGGCCAAATTCTGCTTCCCGGATCGCGTCGCTGTTGCCCTGGTAGGCGACGGGGCGATGCAGATGCTGGGCAATAACGGGCTCATTACGATCTCGAAGTACTGGAAGGAATGGGACGATCCCCGCCTGATCATCTGCGTCCTTAACAACCATGATCTCAGCCAGGTTACGTGGGAGCAGCGCGTGCTCGCAGGCGACCCAAAATTTGAGGCCTCACAGAACATACCGGACTTCCCTTACGCGAAATACGCACAGGATCTGGGCCTGCACGGCGTGCGGGTTGAGAAACCGGAGGCGATTTCCGGTGCATGGGACGAGGTGTTTTCCGCCGACCGCCCCGCGGTTCTCGATGTCCGCACCGATGCGAACGTTCCTCCACTGCCCCCTCACATCAGCTTCAAGCAGGCCCGGATGTACTTGTCGTCCATACTAAAAGGCGATCCCGACAAGGCCGGAATGATCAAACAATCATTCAAAGACCTCGTGGAAAGCTGGACCCCCTGATTAGCCGAGAACGATGCCAAGGGCTTGTGTCAGCGAACAACGCGGAGTATGGACAACAATGAGATCGGCGCCCCAGGACACACGTCGGGAATCTGATTTCCCGATAGTAGACCGTTTGCGGATCTGGGTCTGCACGGTCCCAACCGACGCGCCTGAATCCGACGGGACACTCCAATGGGACTCGACAACGGTCATTCTTCTAGCCCTGCGCGCCGGCAACCGTGAAGGTATCGGGTATACGTACACGCATGCGGCCGCAGCGAGCTTGATTCAAGATAAGCTGGCTGCATACCTCCTGGGCTCGAATCCTGATTGCATTCCCGAGTCGTGGTACAATATGCGTATCGCAGTGCGCAATCTCGGTCAGCCGGGTCTCGCCGCTTCGGCCATCTCGGCCGTCGATAATGCGCTGTGGGACCTGAAGGCGAAATTACTGGACCTATCTGTTTCGCAGCTATGGGGCTCCTTCCGCGCATCTGCTTCCATCTACGGGAGCGGCGGCTTCACATCATATTCTCATGCGCAATTAAGCGAACAATTGAACGGATGGGTCTCCCAAGGCGCACGTGCAGTGAAAATCAAAGTCGGCCGGTCTCCCGAACACGATCCGTCACGCGTCGCAGCGGCGCGCCAGGCAATCGGAGACACGGTGCGACTCTTTGTCGACGCTAATGGAGCCTACGAAAGCAAACAGGCCTTGGAGCTCGGTGCCGTTTTCGCCGAAAAGAGTAACGTGAGTTGGTTCGAGGAGCCGGTAACATCCGATGCTTTGGAAACCCTGAGGTTCATTCGGGGCCGTTTACCTTTGGGAATGGAGCTCTCTGCCGGCGAGTACGGATACACACCCGCGTATTTTCGAAAGATGCTGGAGAACGGTGCGGTCGACGTCCTGCAGGCTGACGCCACACGCTGCCTGGGGTGCACGGGATTCTTTCATGTTGCGTCATTATGCGAGGCATTCCACGTTCCGCTTTCCGCGCATACCGCACCTGCTCTTCATCTTCACTTGGCATGCGCAGCCCCGGCCGTGCGAAACATAGAGTGGTTCCACGACCATGTGCGCATTGAGCAAATGTTGTTTGATGGCGCACCCCGGCTGGTGGACGGGGCAGTCAAGCCCGATTCGTCCCGTCCCGGCTTCGGACTTGATCTCAAACCGGATATGCTCCGTCGATTTCAATCACGCGAGTCTGTAACAGTTGAGTACAGTGCATGAATCTTCTACGCACGGAATCGGGGAAAAGCTCGCTCGCGGCCTCGGAGATCGACCGCACCGGACTAGCCGAGAGGCTTCGCCGCAACATTGCGGGTGAGGTACGCTTCGACGATGGAAGCCGGGCGATCTACTCCACGGATGCTTCCAACTACCGACATATCCCCATTGGCGTCGTGATTCCCCGTTCGACTGATGATGTTGTTGCCACAGTGGCGGTTGCGCGCGAGTTTGGTGCCCCCATCCTTGCGCGGGGGGGTGGCACAAGTCTTGCGGGGCAGTGTTGCAATGTAGCCGTCGTTATGGATATGAGTAAGCACGTCAACCGCGTGCTGGAAGTAAATGCACGCGAAAAATGGGCACGCGTTGAACCTGGCGTCGTGCTCGATCAGCTTCGCGTACCGATCCAAAGGCAACATGGGCTTACATTTGGTCCAGATCCAGCTACGCATACCCACTGCACGTTAGGGGGTATGATCGGCAACAACTCCTGCGGCGTCCATTCCGTTCAAGCGGGACGCACCTCGGACAATATCCACGAGTTGGATGTGCTGACGTACGATGGAACGCGCCTGCAAGTCGGAGAAACCCCCGAGGACAAGCTGGCCCGCATGATTGGCAGCAACGGTCGTACAGGCGAAATCTATAGCGGACTCCAGCGACTGCGGGACGAGAACCTGCAGCGAATTCGGACCCGTTTTCCGCAGATTCCGCGCCGCGTTTCCGGATACAATCTTCCGGATCTGCTTCCGGAACGGGGCTTCCATCTTGCGCGGGCGCTGGTCGGATCAGAAGCAACGTGCGTCACCGTTCTCGAAGCCAAAGTGCGCCTTGTTCATTGGCCCAAGAGGCGTGCGCTCGTCGTTCTCGGGTATGACGACGTATTCGCGGCCGCCTCACACCTTTCTGAGGTCCTCGAGCATCAGCCCGTCGCCCTCGAGGGAATCGACGACAAGCTCGTTCACTACATGCGCGTCAAACACCTTCACGAGAAAGACATACATCTCTTGCCCGACGGGAAAGGCTGGCTGCTGGTGGAAATGGGAGGGGAGAGCAGAGATGAAGCAGAGAGCCGTGCACATGATCTCATGAACGCTCTCCGTCGGAGCAAAGACACGCCGGCCATGAAGTTGTACGACAGCACGGAGGAAGTTGAGCGGATCTGGGAAATTCGCGAGTCCGGGCTGGGCGCGACTGCGCATGTTCCGGGGATGCACGACACATGGCCTGGCTGGGAGGACGCTGCCGTGCCTCCAGTGCGGCTCGCCGATTATCTCCGAGACTTCCGATCGCTTCTGAACGAATTCAAGTATGAAGCGGCGCTCTATGGCCATTTCGGGGACGGCTGCGTTCATTGCCGCATCGATTTCGATCTTGAATCCGAGCAAGGCAAAGAGCGATACCGTGCATTCACAAGCCGCGCGGCTGATCTCGTGGTTCAATATGGCGGCTCGCTCTCCGGAGAACACGGAGACGGACAATCGCGGGCCGACTTGCTCGAGAAAATGTACGGACCGGAACTCATCGATGCATTTCGGGATTTCAAGCGTATCTGGGATCCCGATGGCAAGATGAACCCCGGAAAGGTTGTCGACCCCAACTCCCGCACCGCTGACCTGCGGGTCACACCGCCCCTCGATGATCTGCAAGTGCGGACGCATTTCCAATTCCCCGATGATGACGGGAGCTTCGCCTCATCGACACTGCGATGCGTGGGCGTCGGGAAGTGCCGCCGAACGCACGATGCCTTCATGTGCCCCAGCTTCGTGGCGACGCGCGACGAGAAGGACTCGACGCGTGGCCGGGCTCGAGCACTCTTTGAAATGCTCCACGGCGAGAGCATTCACGACGGCTGGCAAAGCAGGGACGTGCATGACACGCTCGATCTCTGTCTGGGCTGCAAGGGCTGCAAGAAGGAATGCCCCGTTGACGTGGACATGGCGACCTATAAAGCGGAGTTCCTTTCGCACTACTACGACGGCCGCCGGCGCCCCCTGTCACACCACGTGATGGGAAAAGTGGAGCGCTTTGCGCGGCTCGGGTCCCGTTTCCCGGGCGTGGCCAATTTCCTTTCAAATACGTGGCCCTTCGGCCCACTCGCGAAGCGGATTACGGGGGTAGCATCTGCTAGACGTCTACCCAGGCTCGCCAGGGAGTCGTTTAGCAGGTGGTTCGAGAAGCGGCCTGATCAGAGGAAACAAGGTGAACCGCTCGTACTCTTCCCAGATGCCTTCAATAACTACTTTTTTCCTGGCACACTCAAGGCGGCGGTTGCGGTATTCGAGCGCATGGGCTATTGCGTTCAGGTACCAGGTGGCGGGATCCCGGCGATTCGTCCGCTGATACACTACGGTTTCCTGCAGGACGCCAAGAAACGACTCGCTCCCGCAGTAGCGTATCTCGATGATTTCGCTCGTCAGGGAATTCCCATCATCGGGATGGAGCCCAGCGAGGTCTCCGTATTTCGGGACGAGCTCCGGGGGCTCTATCCCGACAACGATTCGACCGAACGCCTCCGCAAAGGCGTCAAACTCTTCAGTGAGTTCCTGGACGAAACCGAGGTGGAATTTCCTCAGCTGTCACGTAAAGCCGTCTTTCATGGCCACTGTCACCAGAAGGCCGTTCTTCGATCGGAAGCAGCACGGAACGTATTGCGGCGCATCGGCCTCGAATTCATTGAGCCGGAAGTCGGCTGCTGTGGTATGGCCGGTTCATTCGGATACGAGCGATCGCACTACGATGTTTCCATGTCAGTTGCTCGACAAAACCTGATTCCTCGGATCCGCGAAGCTGGCTCTGACA encodes:
- a CDS encoding cytochrome C oxidase subunit IV family protein codes for the protein MQTGPTPAKYIRTAVALLALLIVTVAISYAPLGVLGLVIALGIAVAKSSLVGAYFMHVRYGPPIVRVFAIAGLIWLSLLFWLTLNDYLTRA
- the ctaD gene encoding cytochrome c oxidase subunit I, whose translation is MTAAAADPMQSFIRSRWGWRDWLLTTDHKRIALLYLLSITGFFFIGGAAASLVRLELLTPKADLLGEEIYNRSFTLHGIIMVWFFLIPSIPAVFGNFLVPLMIGARDLAFPRLNLASWYIFIAGGLIVLSAIIWGGVDTGWTFYTPYSTTYANSAVVLVIAGIVVAGFSSILTGLNFIVTIHTMRAPGMGWMRLPLFVWSTYATSIILVLATPVLAIVTILVAIERIWTVGIFNPDLGGDPLLFQHLFWFYSHPAVYIMVLPSMGVVSEIIPCFARKPIFGYHFIAFSSIAIAVLGFLVWGHHMFVSGQSIYASLIFSILSFLVAIPSAIKVFNWTATLHKGTIHFRTPMLYALGFVGLFVLGGLTGLLLAATAVDIHVHDTYFIVAHFHYIMVGGAVMGYLAAVHFWWPKLSGRRYHEGLGIFSAILLFVGFNLTFFPQFILGYEGMPRRTASYAEEFQLLNVLSTAGASILGVGYVLPLIYLLWTLRKAPDAGPNPWGATGLEWSVSSPPPQENFAETPVITGPPYAYDTMSDPMNQEYVHG
- a CDS encoding sensory rhodopsin transducer, whose protein sequence is MQSDIGSCRWAIPEGYIPAWSNGPKPELESHGTACILNASEKDARVHITIFYADRDPVAGYEIIVPARRTRHVRFNELCQPEEIPRGTDFASVIESDVPIVVQHTRLDSRQPDTALLSTMAFPS
- a CDS encoding cytochrome c oxidase subunit 3 translates to MAERGVARQFDDSGQKHAAATLGMWIFLAGEILFFGGMFIGYTVYRIRYPNAFHVGSEHLYLWIAVANTAILLTSSLFVALAHHAAGTDDSHKSQRLLSWTIALGLAFLVLKGLEYYLDYQERIVPVLAFDESAIEGAEASNVQLFLIFYFIMTGIHAVHVTVGVAVWTVLVLMIRRARSVVGYRNIVEMAGLYWHFVDVVWLFLLPLLYLLGAS
- a CDS encoding mandelate racemase produces the protein MRSAPQDTRRESDFPIVDRLRIWVCTVPTDAPESDGTLQWDSTTVILLALRAGNREGIGYTYTHAAAASLIQDKLAAYLLGSNPDCIPESWYNMRIAVRNLGQPGLAASAISAVDNALWDLKAKLLDLSVSQLWGSFRASASIYGSGGFTSYSHAQLSEQLNGWVSQGARAVKIKVGRSPEHDPSRVAAARQAIGDTVRLFVDANGAYESKQALELGAVFAEKSNVSWFEEPVTSDALETLRFIRGRLPLGMELSAGEYGYTPAYFRKMLENGAVDVLQADATRCLGCTGFFHVASLCEAFHVPLSAHTAPALHLHLACAAPAVRNIEWFHDHVRIEQMLFDGAPRLVDGAVKPDSSRPGFGLDLKPDMLRRFQSRESVTVEYSA
- a CDS encoding thiamine pyrophosphate-requiring protein; amino-acid sequence: MAKTVSDYLIDRLYEWGIHRIYGYPGDGINGIMGALLRAGEKMQFIQTRHEEMAAFMACAHAKFTGDIGVCMATSGPGAIHLLNGLYDARMDHQPVLAIVGQQASTALGSEYQQEVDLGTLYKDVASSFVHTVSSPVQMRHIVDRAVRISTADSTVTCIIIPNDIQEEPAVEAPPRKHGVVFSGSGYSKPRIIPKDSDLKRAADVLNAGKKVAMLIGAGAISAADEVMETAEILGAGIAKALLGKAALPDELPYVTGAIGLLGTKPSWVLMNECDSLLVVGSNFPYSEFLPKAGSARGVQIDIKARNLSARYPMEVNLHGEAKETLQALIPLLHRKEDRSWQEQVRNGVEEWWKVLEARAKNEADPINPQLLFWELSPKLPDNCIITCDSGTAANWFARDLKVRSGMLASLSGNLATMCPGVPYAIAAKFCFPDRVAVALVGDGAMQMLGNNGLITISKYWKEWDDPRLIICVLNNHDLSQVTWEQRVLAGDPKFEASQNIPDFPYAKYAQDLGLHGVRVEKPEAISGAWDEVFSADRPAVLDVRTDANVPPLPPHISFKQARMYLSSILKGDPDKAGMIKQSFKDLVESWTP
- a CDS encoding FAD-binding protein, which encodes MNLLRTESGKSSLAASEIDRTGLAERLRRNIAGEVRFDDGSRAIYSTDASNYRHIPIGVVIPRSTDDVVATVAVAREFGAPILARGGGTSLAGQCCNVAVVMDMSKHVNRVLEVNAREKWARVEPGVVLDQLRVPIQRQHGLTFGPDPATHTHCTLGGMIGNNSCGVHSVQAGRTSDNIHELDVLTYDGTRLQVGETPEDKLARMIGSNGRTGEIYSGLQRLRDENLQRIRTRFPQIPRRVSGYNLPDLLPERGFHLARALVGSEATCVTVLEAKVRLVHWPKRRALVVLGYDDVFAAASHLSEVLEHQPVALEGIDDKLVHYMRVKHLHEKDIHLLPDGKGWLLVEMGGESRDEAESRAHDLMNALRRSKDTPAMKLYDSTEEVERIWEIRESGLGATAHVPGMHDTWPGWEDAAVPPVRLADYLRDFRSLLNEFKYEAALYGHFGDGCVHCRIDFDLESEQGKERYRAFTSRAADLVVQYGGSLSGEHGDGQSRADLLEKMYGPELIDAFRDFKRIWDPDGKMNPGKVVDPNSRTADLRVTPPLDDLQVRTHFQFPDDDGSFASSTLRCVGVGKCRRTHDAFMCPSFVATRDEKDSTRGRARALFEMLHGESIHDGWQSRDVHDTLDLCLGCKGCKKECPVDVDMATYKAEFLSHYYDGRRRPLSHHVMGKVERFARLGSRFPGVANFLSNTWPFGPLAKRITGVASARRLPRLARESFSRWFEKRPDQRKQGEPLVLFPDAFNNYFFPGTLKAAVAVFERMGYCVQVPGGGIPAIRPLIHYGFLQDAKKRLAPAVAYLDDFARQGIPIIGMEPSEVSVFRDELRGLYPDNDSTERLRKGVKLFSEFLDETEVEFPQLSRKAVFHGHCHQKAVLRSEAARNVLRRIGLEFIEPEVGCCGMAGSFGYERSHYDVSMSVARQNLIPRIREAGSDTLIIADGFSCREQIRHGTGRNALHLAEVVARSLQEQAGGRP
- the coxB gene encoding cytochrome c oxidase subunit II, which produces MLPERAAEGAREVDAVFLSLIAMALFFVLLVGLLILRFSIKYRAGSRADRSGRVQKTWRWEVTWTIIPGLIGLAIFIWSGWVFFDVTQPPRNARTIYVVGKQWMWKIQHPDGPEEINELHLARGQPVKLLLRSQDVIHSFYIPAFRVKQDALPGRYTSMWFTPNKTGAFHLFCAEYCGTEHSQMRGTVYVMEPEAFQLWRSSASPKDKAPNMPGTPGAPLAITGQGTFFDFGCNACHTPSARVIAPQLDGLFGQQIRLRDGSLITADEQYIRESILDPNAKIAAGYAYPSLMPTYKGQISESEMRDLIQFIQDLRDGWPGKGETP